One genomic segment of Gossypium arboreum isolate Shixiya-1 chromosome 3, ASM2569848v2, whole genome shotgun sequence includes these proteins:
- the LOC108464559 gene encoding histone H3.3, producing MARTKQTARKSTGGKAPRKQLATKAARKSAPTTGGVKKPHRYRPGTVALREIRKYQKSTELLIRKLPFQRLVREIAQDFKTDLRFQSHAVLALQEAAEAYLVGLFEDTNLCAIHAKRVTIMPKDIQLARRIRGERA from the exons ATGGCTCGTACGAAGCAAACTGCTCGCAAATCAACCGGAGGGAAGGCTCCCAGGAAGCAGCTCGCCACCAAG GCTGCAAGGAAATCTGCGCCTACGACCGGCGGAGTCAAGAAGCCTCACCGCTACCGTCCTGGAACCGTCGCCCTTCGTGAAATCCGTAAATATCAAAAGAGCACTGAACTTTTGATCCGCAAGTTACCCTTCCAGCGTCTTGTTCGTGAAATTGCCCAAGACTTCAAG ACGGATTTGAGGTTTCAAAGTCATGCGGTTCTGGCATTGCAGGAGGCTGCAGAGGCATACCTTGTGGGTTTGTTCGAGGATACCAACTTGTGCGCTATCCATGCCAAGAGGGTCACCATTATGCCCAAGGATATTCAACTCGCTAGGAGAATTCGTGGGGAGCGTGCTTAA